A region from the Capra hircus breed San Clemente chromosome 9, ASM170441v1, whole genome shotgun sequence genome encodes:
- the LOC102188675 gene encoding cytochrome c oxidase subunit 7A2, mitochondrial, translating to MLRNLLALRQIAKRTISTASRRQFENKVPEKQKLFQEDNGIPVHLKGGIADALLYRATMILTVGGTAYAMYELAVASFPKKQD from the exons ATGCTGCGGAATCTTCTG gctCTCCGTCAGATTGCTAAGAGGACCATAAGTACTGCTTCACGCAGGCAGTTTGAAAATAAGGTTCCAGAGAAACAAAAGCTGTTTCAG GAggataatggaattccagtgcaTCTGAAGGGTGGGATAGCTGATGCCCTCCTGTATAGAGCCACCATGATTCTTACAGTTGGTG GAACGGCATATGCCATGTATGAACTGGCTGTGGCTTCATTTCCCAAGAAGCAGGATTGA